The Lasioglossum baleicum chromosome 15, iyLasBale1, whole genome shotgun sequence genomic interval AATTTTCTAGCTTGCAGCACCTTTGCACAACTCGGAGACTAATAACACCGAGAATACCTCCGACGCAAGTCGCGAATGAAAACAATGCTGGTTTTAGAAATGAAGTGATGCAACTGGCAACGTACTGGTTCGATTCCTCATCCCAATAGGGATCCATTAGCCGATCAATGTAACAACAACGAATCAATGCAACGCCTGGGTCCGTATCGAGCTCTCCGCGTTCCGACGCGTGAGTAACTCGCTGCGGGCTTCCGCCAGCAAAAGCCAGCGTTTTCCTTTCACCCTGGAAGAGGATTCGGGCGTCGTCTACGCCAGTGGGCCCGGTTATGGAACGAACGTGGACGTGGGGCACACACCGAGGCACATCGTATCCAGAAAAATGCAACAGCGTCGCGAGCGTGTTGATCGAACGGCCGAGACGCCTTTACGGCACACCGTGTTTCACTTTTCCGCGAACGTACACACAGGGGGGCTGGctagctcgctcgctcgcttgctCACGATGAACCGACGGGGGAAAGCGGACTATAAAATCGGTGGCGTCTTGGGGGGAAGTATCCAGTAAAGTCTGGACTTCGACCAGATATCGGAGTGCCTCTCTGACATGAAAATTTTGGTGAGTACCGACTCCGATCGAAGAAACCCTCATCCATTCCGAGTTCGTTCCGCGTTTCCGGGTCGGACACATTTGTCAGCTACCGAGTAGCGCGATTGAGCCGACAGAATATTCGGAAATTGATACGTGTCGTTGAAAGGTAGCTGTGTCACGTTAGAGACGCCAAGATCAAGTTCTTTGTGGCAGGAATTTCTGACGTTTCGGACGATTTCATTCAAGCCCTGAGTAGATTCTTCGAAttcttttatacatttttgaaaCTACTTCTTTTAGATAAATGTTGATCCTTTTATTGGAGTTGATGTAAACAGTTGATAGTTCGCGATTACAACTCTGTGCTAACGTAACGATAGAAGTCCTGGCAACTTCGAGTCAACACACTAACTAAGTTAACACATAATGGTTATTTAATAAAGTCGCATAATCCATGATTCgcagatttcgaatttcttaatCAATCTGTCAATAGCATTAACGTTTTTAGTCGATCACCGACAGGCTGAATACTGCCGCAGAGCCATTCAGGCTTCTATCGATCCTTCGAATGTTCCAATAACCTGAAAATGATTTAGTCTTCCTGATATTTTTCATGGTTGCCTTCCGTTCtggaaaaaagtataaaaatgaaCATCTTCCCCGAGAGATTGCTAAACTTCTCATAGATAAAGTATCAAGCACAATTGAAACATTTTTAGAAATAGGAAGCTAATCCGATTCCTTGCAGATTCCCTTGTTATTCCTGGGCCTGCTGGCCGCAGGGCACTGCGAGTCCGAGACCACGAAGTCGGCGGATTCGAAGGAAGAGTCCACCGCCGAGAAAAAGCAGGAGAAACGCGGTCTCAGTGGCCTGGAGGGCAGCTACGAGGGCGGTGATTATGGCGGTGGCGGTGAAGAATACGGTGGGGGCGGTGgaggcggcggtggcggcgatTACGGTGGCGGATACGGAGGCGGTTACGGCGGTGGGTACGAAGAGGGCCACGGGAAGGTGAAAATAATCACGATCGAGAAGAGCGTGAAGGTACCGTACCCAGTGGAGAAGAAGGTCCACTACCCAGTGGAGAAGGAGATACCGTACCCGGTCAAAGTCGCCGTACCTCAGCCGTACCCAGTGGAAAAGAAGATACCCGTGCCCGTGAAGGTGGTGGTCAAAGTACCCGTCCACATACCACAACCGTACCCAGTCGAGAAGAAGATTCCATACCCAGTGCAAGTTCCAGTGGAGCGACCAGTTCCCTACAAGGTATACGTGCCTCAGCCGTACCCGGTGGAGAAGAAGGTCCCGTACCCGGTGAAGGTACCCGTCCCACAGCCGTACCCGATCGAGAAGCCTGTTCCCTACCCAGTGAAGGTCTTGGAACACGTTCCGCAACCGTTCCCAGTGGAGAAACCGGTCCCGTACCCGGTGAACGTACCCATCGAGCGACCTTACCCGGTCCACGTACCGAAACCGTACCCGGTTCCGGTCGAAAAACACGTTCCGGTTCCTGTGGAGAAGCCGGTGCCCTATCCAGTAAAGGTCCACGTGGAGAGGCCAGTCGGCGTACCCGTCGAGAAGCCGGTGCCCGTtgaagtcaaggtgcccgtACCCGCCCCATACCCAGTCGAGAAGCACGTACCCGTCCCGGTCGAGCATCCGGTGCCGTACGCGGTCAAAGTTCCCGTAGAGCGGCCCGTACCCGTCTCGGTCGCGAAACCCGTACCCGTACCAGTCGCTAAACCCGTACCCTACCCGGTCAAAGTACCCGTGCCCGTTCACATCCACAGCGaccacggcggcggcggcggcggtggaggCGGGTACGAAGGGGGTGATTACGGCGGCTCTAGTTACGGTGGGTCCAGTTACGGCGGGTCCAGTTACGGAGAGCATTTTTAAATACCCGCGACCCTGCTTGACGGGTACCCGACCGTGCTGGCCTACACTGGGCCTCCTCCTTCGCTCCTGACGCAGCCGGAGGACGTATTCGTTCGCATGATCGTATACTCGAAGACAAACGCTGCACTGGGAAAACCGGGTGAGACGAACGATCTACCGCCGATCTTCTTCCTCGATGGCGGTCGGCGAATTAGATGCTAGTACCTTTTTGATACATTTTGATACCTGAGTACCTAAGAACCACTGTATACATGTACTGTACAAAGATCCGGTGCGACTCGTGGCGCGACGAGCACACCCAATGTACCATTGTGTCTTTCGCTTCTTTCTAATAAAACCAAAGAGCAAAATCCAGACAAGTCTCTTCTGAACACCTGGGTGATACCCCTCGCAATCCTGAACTCTATCCCGATCCTAATCTTCGTCTCGATGCTGGGTCTGATCGACCGTAAGAGTTTCGTTCGTGGATTACCGAGCTTCCGTGTTTCGTTTCCTACTGTTCGCATAGCGGGTTCTATTCCGTTAGGTCGAATCAAGGCCATGATTGCTGTTTGATCGTTGTTTCGTAACGATTCCACACAGTCACTCGCCAAATAGCCCATTACACGCGGTATCGATATCATCTTCCATCGCGCTTTCCGCGATGTTACGGCGACGTTACGCCCGTGACCAGCCGGCTTCCCAGGAAAATTCGAAAGTAAAGTAACGTGCGCGATCCGTAGCGCGCCGATTCCCTCGAATCCGCAAAACGCGGAAGCACGCTCCGCCGTAATTAGCGCAACAAAAACCTGGCCGGTAATTAGCCGCCGATaggggagtgagagagagggtaactttcatCCGATTCGTGCACACGTAACGCATCCGATCCGATCTTATCGAGGCACCCGAAAAATTCGACGTCCTCGACTTCGGGAGGAAGAAGCTTTCTCCCTTGCTAGCTGCTGACGGAAAGAGATGGTGTAATCTGGAGTGCTTATGTCATTTATCGACGAAATTCGGCAGTACGATTTTATTCCAAATGAAAGTGATATTACAGAGTGAGCGGTACATTCACGTTCAAAAGTCGTTTATGAACGAAATTCGGCAgtccaattttattgcaaatgaaagcgacaggtacaggtacatcGACGTTCAGAATTATTTGAACCATTGCGCTTAACCACAACTAAATAAATAACCTGCACACTTCAGCATCATAATCTGCATAAAACACtaatttctaatttcgttaaaaaaaagtAGCAGTAACCCTATATGAACGATTGCAAGGAATATATTGAGAaggaatttgttctcgagagaaacgcaAAGAGGAAATATTGAAATGGAATTTTATAGTActtattttaaagcttgaggCCGCTTTACGCCTTTTCATACACAGCACAGTAATGTCTCAATTGACGCAAAAAGGCAgaacacgataaacgcaaaaaaaatatcccctccactgtagtaatctaacctcggctcgggtatatcggtgtgaaccactactaattcgACGCGGtgagtcgcagtcgtcgacacagttcaaaggcccgcgtgtcctcacaatgtaacacaaatatttaatcttctttatttttcattattttttttatggaactatcagcaacatattcctggcatttttctaatgaaaaatgatactaaacacgatataattttaactgtatttagtggtttaattgatgatgagagtttcgaacgcaaggaaggacagcgcatcagaaagaaagagacTTGATGTCGCATCGACAGTTGCCGTGGTCTCTCTTttcacgcgctgtccttctctacgttcggctcggcctttggatccttctctacgttcgactcggcctttgaagctcaaaaaataggCACCCATATGCGAtagatgcgaagaaatcccccGAGGCCTTCGCGtctatagaaaatttactgtacTATGTGCCGCCAGAtcggggaaatcgaggggaatacagtttaccccctctctgggtgctggaatgggatagtggaggGGGAAAAGGATGAGAGGAAAAATCGACCAGTCttggtcgattctggcggcACTGCTACGCACAGAATTAGGAACTGTTCGGGTGAAACCAGGATCCAGGATCGCGGTTAACGGAGAACCCGATCCATCGATCTCTCGATCAAGCCAGCAGCCTAGAAAATACTCCCACATTCTTGGCACCGATAGAGCTATTCAAAGTCACTTGACTATTTTATGGCCTTCGCAAAAAATCAATTGGAAAATCATGGTATGCGATCAACGAGCCATAACGTTGAATATTCCAAGTGAAACACAGCTAGTTCCTCGAATTCACGGCGTACGCAAATTCCTTCGAGTCTCTCCGAGCATGCCCGAAGAGAATTCTCCATCGAAATCCCTATAAAAACAGATGAATGTACTCACCGGATGTAGGGAATGTTCGCAGGGATGTGGTACTTGGATCCAGGATCAAAATCGTCTTCGGATCTAAGCACGGGAGGTTTCGTTCCGGCGTATTGTTCCATCAGACGATGCCAATGGCAATTATAGTCCTC includes:
- the LOC143216094 gene encoding uncharacterized protein LOC143216094, which gives rise to MKILIPLLFLGLLAAGHCESETTKSADSKEESTAEKKQEKRGLSGLEGSYEGGDYGGGGEEYGGGGGGGGGGDYGGGYGGGYGGGYEEGHGKVKIITIEKSVKVPYPVEKKVHYPVEKEIPYPVKVAVPQPYPVEKKIPVPVKVVVKVPVHIPQPYPVEKKIPYPVQVPVERPVPYKVYVPQPYPVEKKVPYPVKVPVPQPYPIEKPVPYPVKVLEHVPQPFPVEKPVPYPVNVPIERPYPVHVPKPYPVPVEKHVPVPVEKPVPYPVKVHVERPVGVPVEKPVPVEVKVPVPAPYPVEKHVPVPVEHPVPYAVKVPVERPVPVSVAKPVPVPVAKPVPYPVKVPVPVHIHSDHGGGGGGGGGYEGGDYGGSSYGGSSYGGSSYGEHF